One genomic window of Cydia pomonella isolate Wapato2018A chromosome 6, ilCydPomo1, whole genome shotgun sequence includes the following:
- the LOC133518967 gene encoding facilitated trehalose transporter Tret1-like → MSFNKNNPNPMGKIMGYLKQLSTEMGGSEQVRRGQSDEERLYRQRGPKYARVPSRATLSASTTCTSLATSCGSQGTLAPNYAAIPEQVSTESSSEDEQDSFDKTRRHFQQLRQISLGNEFKYKMEMEIKSEGRKDENLRNSVPFVKQLSLDSNKAKPEFSINGDTPTYAPTTQRIYLWTQLVAAFAVSMGSLIVGFSSGYTSPAFDSMNKTLSIDETQKSWIGGLMPLAALVGGIAGGPMIEMLGRRLTIMGTAIPFFLGWMLIANAINVPMVFAGRVLCGVCVGISSLAFPVYLGETIQPEVRGALGLLPTAFGNTGILLAYLAGAYLTWDKLAFLGAALPVPFFLLMILIPETPRWYVTKGRPEDAHKALQWLRGKNINIDKEMRDLTRTQVESDRAGGSGLSLLFTRKYLPAVCISLGLMLFQQFSGINAVVFYASDIFKKSGSTIDKNLASIIIGIVNFISTFIATAIIDRLGRKILLYISSVSMIITLVALGGYFYVLESGADVSSIGWLPLTSLVIYVLGFSVGFGPIPWLMLGEILPSKVRGMAASTATSFNWTCTFIVTTSFKSIDAAIKMSGTVWLFAVICMAGLFFVIFFVPETQGKSLEEIEKKLTGGSRVKIRSANASRHIKNDC, encoded by the exons ATGAGTTTTAATAAGAATAATCCGAACCCCATGGGGAAGATCATGGGCTACCTCAAACAGCTGTCCACCGAAATG GGTGGAAGCGAGCAGGTCCGTCGCGGCCAAAGTGACGAGGAGCGATTGTACAGGCAACGGGGGCCTAAATACGCCAGGGTTCCTTCTAGAGCGACCCTCTCCGCCTCGACTACATGCACCTCCCTAGCCACTTCGTGCGGATCACAAGGGACACTCGCGCCTAACTACGCGGCCATCCCTGAACAGGTTTCTACAGAAAGCAGTAGCGAAGACGAACAGGACTCCTTCGACAAGACCCGCAGGCACTTCCAGCAGCTTCGCCAGATCAGCCTCGGCAACGAGTTCAAATACAAGATGGAGATGGAAATAAAGAGTGAAGGAAGGAAGGATGAGAACCTGCGCAACTCGGTGCCGTTTGTGAAACAGCTGAGCCTTGACAGTAATAAGGCGAAACCTGAGTTCAGCATCAATGGAGACACCCCTACGTATGCTCCGACTACTCAGCGCATATATCTGTGGACTCAG CTGGTTGCTGCGTTTGCTGTGTCAATGGGCTCTCTGATTGTCGGTTTTTCATCAGGCTACACTTCACCTGCTTTTGACTCCATGAATAAGACCTTGTCGATCGACGAGACCCAG aaaagcTGGATAGGTGGTCTCATGCCCTTAGCTGCTCTGGTTGGCGGCATCGCCGGGGGTCCTATGATCGAAATGCTAGGCAGAAGATTAACCATAATGGGAACTGCCATCCCCTTCTTCCTTGGCTGGATGCTCATCGCGAACGCAATTAACGTGCCTATGGTGTTTGCCGGCCGGGTACTATGTGGCGTGTGCGTTGGAATCTCCTCCCTTGCTTTCCCCGTCTACCTAGGAGAAACCATCCAACCGGAAGTGAGAGGTGCCCTCGGATTACTCCCGACTGCCTTCGGCAACACAGGAATTCTCCTCGCTTACCTCGCTGGAGCGTACCTGACTTGGGACAAGCTGGCATTCCTCGGAGCTGCGCTTCCAGTACCATTCTTTTTACTAATGATTTTGATACCGGAGACACCTCGCTGGTACGTCACCAAAGGACGACCAGAGGATGCTCACAAAGCCCTTCAAtggttaagaggaaagaatattAACATTGATAAGGAAATGAGAGACCTGACACGGACGCAAGTGGAATCAGATCGGGCCGGCGGCAGTGGCTTGAGCTTACTATTTACCAGGAAATATTTGCCTGCAGTTTGCATCTCGTTAGGATTGATGCTGTTCCAACAATTCAGTGGAATAAACGCCGTGGTGTTCTATGCCTCAGATATCTTCAAGAAGTCGGGCAGTACCATAGACAAGAACTTGGCGTCTATTATAATTGGCATTGTAAATTTCATATCCACTTTCATAGCAACAGCTATTATTGATAGACTGGGCAGGAAGATACTACTGTATATCTCATCAGTGTCTATGATTATCACTTTGGTGGCCCTGGGAGGTTATTTCTACGTGTTGGAATCCGGAGCCGACGTGTCTTCGATTGGATGGCTGCCTCTCACGAGTCTCGTCATATACGTGCTCGGATTTTCAGTAGGCTTCGGACCCATTCCATGGCTTATGTTAGGTGAGATCTTGCCATCAAAGGTCCGCGGAATGGCTGCTTCTACGGCGACATCATTCAACTGGACCTGCACATTTATTGTCACGACGTCATTTAAAAGTATTGACGCAGCCATCAAGATGTCTGGCACGGTGTGGTTATTCGCTGTCATTTGTATGGCTGGCTTATTCTTTGTAATATTCTTCGTCCCCGAAACACAAGGCAAGAGCTTGGAGGAGATTGAGAAGAAATTGACAGGTGGTTCGCGAGTAAAAATACGTAGCGCTAATGCCAGCAGACACATTAAAAATGATTGTTAA